A single window of uncultured Sunxiuqinia sp. DNA harbors:
- a CDS encoding sulfite exporter TauE/SafE family protein encodes MFDLITPLTIGLVGSFHCIGMCGPIAVALPLKKHHVTAKIAGAFLYNFGRTVTYGILGLLFGLLGRGIQLTGLQQWTSILLGVVMILSVLFPYFFKQRINFNTLVSGYAGRLISNLRKLFNNRSYKSLLGIGLLNGLLPCGLVYVAIAGAINTNQILTGAAFMVLFGIGTIPMMLLVSLTGNMISSNIRSGMRKVVPYFIVLLGILFILRGLSLGIPYISPKAEKLIPAERTIEESCCH; translated from the coding sequence ATGTTTGACCTAATTACGCCATTAACAATCGGACTAGTTGGCAGCTTTCATTGTATTGGTATGTGCGGACCAATCGCAGTTGCGCTGCCATTGAAAAAACATCATGTAACAGCAAAAATCGCAGGTGCATTTCTTTATAACTTTGGGCGTACAGTAACATACGGCATACTGGGGTTGTTGTTTGGGCTTCTGGGGCGTGGGATTCAATTAACGGGACTTCAGCAATGGACTTCAATTCTTTTGGGTGTAGTCATGATTTTAAGTGTTCTGTTCCCTTACTTTTTCAAACAACGTATTAATTTCAACACGCTCGTTTCTGGTTACGCAGGTCGGTTAATCTCAAATTTAAGAAAACTTTTCAATAACCGATCTTATAAATCACTGCTTGGAATCGGGTTACTTAACGGCCTACTACCTTGTGGATTAGTATACGTGGCTATTGCCGGAGCAATTAACACCAACCAGATACTTACCGGAGCCGCATTTATGGTATTATTTGGTATTGGTACTATTCCAATGATGCTGCTGGTTTCGCTAACCGGAAATATGATTAGCTCCAATATTCGTTCAGGAATGCGAAAAGTTGTTCCATACTTCATTGTTTTGCTAGGAATTTTATTCATTCTGAGGGGTTTATCCTTAGGCATCCCATACATCAGTCCAAAAGCAGAAAAATTGATCCCTGCTGAACGGACCATTGAAGAAAGCTGTTGTCACTAA
- a CDS encoding FixH family protein, translating into MKIKINWGTGIVIALVIMISGMTFLVSIAVRQDYSLVEKDYYQKSISYQSKIDKITNANSLKEKVSLTQSTNGLRLKFPNEFQDKLIQGTIQLYSPMSEKNDLNIPLKLDSKLEQLITVQKIPKGRYKVKLDWTVDQKSFFQELEIILE; encoded by the coding sequence ATGAAAATTAAAATAAATTGGGGAACCGGCATTGTAATCGCTCTTGTAATCATGATATCCGGCATGACATTCTTAGTGTCAATTGCTGTGCGGCAAGACTACTCTCTTGTTGAAAAAGATTACTATCAGAAATCAATAAGCTATCAAAGCAAGATTGATAAAATTACAAACGCCAACAGCTTAAAAGAAAAAGTAAGTCTGACCCAATCCACCAATGGACTTCGACTTAAATTTCCTAATGAATTTCAAGATAAACTCATACAGGGAACTATTCAACTCTATAGCCCCATGAGCGAAAAAAACGATTTGAATATTCCACTAAAATTAGATTCTAAATTAGAACAATTAATTACAGTTCAGAAAATCCCCAAAGGACGATACAAGGTAAAACTGGACTGGACTGTAGATCAAAAATCATTTTTTCAGGAACTGGAAATAATATTGGAATAA
- the ccoG gene encoding cytochrome c oxidase accessory protein CcoG, whose protein sequence is MASEEKTTDYQEVTFRDRMATVDNEGKRVWVFPKMPKGKFYNYRRFVSYSLLLFFYLAPHLKINGEPLIFLNFVGRKFVFFGNTFYPQDFHLLVLSFITFLVFIILFTVVYGRIFCGWTCPQTVFMEFLYRPIEYLIDGDRRKQQVLAQQEMNLEKFIKRITKHVIFLVVSFWTILTFWSYLIGFSQVLSYLSEWPFTNFSSFLIVLAFTGAHYFVFAWFREQVCSLVCPYGRLQGVMLDNNSIVVAYDYIRGEPRGRGENEEKGDCIDCKRCVDVCPTGIDIRNGTQLECVNCTACIDACNSVMYAVNKPKGLIRYASERSISEGKKNAINARAIAYSAVLVILLGVLSFSFFTRGDIETTIIRSQGSMFQEYGANAYSNLYNMQMVNKTNEAVSMELKLLSPSGEIKILGDELNIEVGKVAKRNLLIILPKNELASSNTHLSLGIYENGEMIEKISTTFVGPNSLDK, encoded by the coding sequence ATGGCATCCGAAGAAAAAACAACCGACTATCAGGAAGTAACCTTTAGAGACCGAATGGCTACGGTAGACAACGAAGGAAAGCGCGTTTGGGTTTTTCCGAAAATGCCTAAAGGTAAATTCTACAACTATCGTCGGTTTGTTTCTTATTCGTTGCTTTTGTTTTTTTATTTGGCACCCCACCTCAAAATAAATGGGGAACCACTTATATTTTTAAATTTCGTGGGTCGAAAATTTGTTTTCTTTGGCAACACCTTTTACCCTCAGGATTTTCATTTATTAGTTTTATCATTTATCACATTTTTGGTATTCATCATTCTTTTCACCGTTGTTTATGGGCGTATTTTTTGTGGATGGACCTGTCCCCAGACGGTTTTTATGGAGTTCTTGTACCGCCCAATTGAATATCTGATTGATGGGGATCGCCGCAAACAACAAGTGTTGGCACAGCAGGAAATGAACCTGGAAAAATTCATCAAACGGATTACGAAACACGTTATATTTTTGGTAGTTTCGTTTTGGACCATCCTTACTTTTTGGTCTTATCTGATTGGCTTCAGTCAGGTTTTAAGCTATCTTAGCGAATGGCCATTCACTAATTTTTCGTCATTTTTAATTGTGTTAGCATTTACCGGAGCTCATTACTTTGTATTTGCCTGGTTTCGCGAGCAAGTTTGTTCGCTGGTTTGTCCATATGGCAGACTGCAAGGTGTTATGCTCGACAATAATTCCATTGTAGTAGCCTACGATTACATTCGTGGAGAACCTCGCGGGCGTGGAGAAAATGAAGAAAAGGGAGATTGTATCGATTGTAAACGCTGTGTTGATGTTTGCCCAACCGGGATCGATATCAGAAACGGGACACAACTGGAATGTGTGAATTGCACGGCATGCATTGATGCCTGCAATTCCGTCATGTATGCTGTAAACAAGCCTAAAGGATTAATCAGATATGCTTCAGAGCGGTCGATCTCGGAAGGCAAAAAAAACGCGATCAATGCTCGTGCAATTGCCTACTCTGCAGTTTTGGTTATTCTTCTGGGGGTGCTGAGCTTTTCATTCTTTACACGTGGTGATATTGAAACAACCATCATTCGTTCACAAGGCAGCATGTTTCAAGAATATGGCGCTAATGCATACTCCAACCTTTACAATATGCAAATGGTCAATAAAACCAACGAGGCAGTCTCGATGGAACTGAAGCTCTTATCTCCTTCAGGCGAGATTAAGATTTTAGGCGATGAGCTAAATATCGAAGTTGGGAAAGTAGCCAAACGTAACTTGCTCATTATTCTACCCAAGAACGAATTAGCAAGCTCCAATACACATCTGTCACTTGGAATCTATGAAAACGGAGAAATGATCGAAAAGATCAGCACAACATTTGTTGGGCCCAATTCACTTGATAAATAA